The Candidatus Neomarinimicrobiota bacterium genome contains the following window.
ACTCAACTTGAGTGATGATAACTGGGCGGCTGGCGGATTTACCGTTGGAACTGCGGACATTTCGAAACTCCAGCACTTCAGCCTCCGCTTCAACAGTTCGGTCTGATTTTCGTTGTGCTGGGTGTATCTTGAAGCTCACCCATGTCTTCTCAGCACGTTCAAAACGGTGTAAATCAAATACATGCAATGAGGATGATCGGGCACCAGTATCAACTTTTACTTTGATGGATTTGATTCCAAAGTCAGGCAACCCGACCCACTCTCTCCACCCGATAACTTCAATTGGCTTTTTTGGTGTCTTTTTCATCATATTGTGATTTACTACTAACTTTGTGCCCAAATTCCTAATAATAATTTACTTATAGTAAGATAAAAATTACCCATCCATATCGTTGCACTGATTTCTATGAAACCCAGCAGGGGTCAAGGAAACATTACGCTGTGAAACTGTGGCAGGCGGAGTCCTCCGTTTCGATAACTCAAAGTGATCCCATAATGTGGATCAGACAAACCGTATTGATTTTCTGTAAACCAGAAAGCGAGACCCACCCTCTCTTTATAGACTGACCCCACCTGTAATCCTGCCACCGGACCGTAATTAAAGTGCGGCTCCATAACAGCAGAGGGTCGCAGGTAGTGAGCATAACCCAATCGTAGGGTTACAGAGCCCCTAAGGGGTAACCTGTCATTGCTGAAGATTCTGGCACCTTCTACACCCATGCGGAAGTTTGTTGGCCCTGCCCCCAGTCGCAAAGCAGTCGTTGAGTATGCTTGAATAGAGTTGTTTTTGTGAGACAAAACTTCATAAGCAGCTCTGGCATACAACAGTCCACCAACACGATTCTGAGACAAGTAAGGTAAATCGACTTCTCCATATCCCTGTGAGGCATGGAACTGGTTTTGAAGCCAAGCACCTCCCAGGGAGCCTCTCACCAGCAGGCCACCGCTAATTTTAAAGAGCCAGGGACCTCGTCTGAATTCTTGAGAATAGCGACCTGCCACTAAATCAAACCTGTTATTGGCCACTCTATTTGTAAAGATGGCATAATACACTTCCAGGCTGCGCCAGAGAATATTATCACCAAGCCCTACTTCAAATCTCCAGCTTGCAGTCATGAAATCATCATCACCAGGAGGAACAACTCCTTCCAGCTGCTTTTGTAAACCAAAATTATCATTCCAATAGCTAAAGCTGAACTGTGGATTTTGATGTGTCGACACATCTGAACCATTGGCATTTATCACTAGTGAGCTGAATAGTATAACAGCTAAGATGGATTTATACATGTAGATCCGGTTGCTTAAAAAATGACCTGCAAACCCAGGGAGCCCAGGTATTGCTCATTATC
Protein-coding sequences here:
- a CDS encoding ATP-dependent zinc protease; the encoded protein is MKKTPKKPIEVIGWREWVGLPDFGIKSIKVKVDTGARSSSLHVFDLHRFERAEKTWVSFKIHPAQRKSDRTVEAEAEVLEFRNVRSSNGKSASRPVIITQVELLGKSCPVELTLASRDNMGFRMLLGREAFRGRFLVDAGNSYYGGKPLRKKKKINLPKRRRNKE